TCGTCCTGGGCGACGCCCTGCTTTGCGCCTTGGTGATCTGGAAAGTCCCATGTGAGACCTCGCGCATTCTATCGTCGTAAACAACCACGCTAACTATCTGGGCGCACTACAGATACTGAAATCGATTGGACAACGTACATGCAACAAGTATCGCTGTACATCTCCGGCGAACGCGATTACACCCTGATCAGGGGCTCGACCGGACCCCTCGTCTATCCCGCCGCTCACGTATACATCTACAGCATTCTCTACCATCTTACCGAACAAGGACGGGATATCTTTTACGGTCAGATACTGTTCGGGTTGCTCTATATCACCGTGTTGgggttggtgttggcgtGTTATCGACAAACGGGGACTCCGCCGTATCTATTCCCGCTGCTTGTGCTCTCGAAACGGCTGCATAGTATTTTTATGCTGCGGCTGTTTAACGATGGCGTCGCAGCGCTGGCTATGTGGGGTGCTATTCTGTTACTTATTAATAAGAAGTGGGCAGCCGGAGTGGTTGTTTGGTCGGTGGGCGTTGGGATTAAGATGACCATGTTGCTACTTGCGCCTGCGATTGCAACTGTCACGGTGCTCAGTCTAGGTTTGTTGCCGAGTATTAGACTAGGGATTATAGCAGTGCTTGTCCAGGTACGTCTTTGCCTTGGGGTCTACTTCCATGTGCTCTATGGCTGACGGGAATGGTACAGGTTTTGCTGGCCATTCCCTTTATCCAAGCAGACCCTGTTGGATACGCCTCGCGCGCGTTTGAACTGACTAGGCAGTTCATGTTCAAATGGACGGTCAATTGGAGGTTCGTGGGTGAAGAGGTCTTCCTATCTAAGAACTTCTCGCTGGGTCTTCTAGCGCTACACGCCGTCCTCTTGACTGCCTTCTTTTCCACAACCTGGCTGAAACCATCAGGTTCCAACTTGTTCGGATTCATCCGCAGCACAATCAAGGGACGCCAACACAGAGTGGTGCTCTCCAAACCATTCATCATGACGGTTATGTTGACATCTCTCGCGATTGGATTGTTCTGCGCAAGGTCCCTGCATTACCAATTCTTTGCTTATCTTGCCTGGGCAACACCCTTCCTGCTTTGGAGAGGTGGATTCCACCCCGTGTTGATATACGCAGTGTGGGCATTGCAGGAATGGGCTTGGAATACGTATCCCAGCACCAACGCCAGTTCCCTCGTCGTTGTTCTCTCGCTTGCTGCTCAGGTGCTTGGTGTTTTGGCGAATGGGTCCAGGGCCTTTGATGCTCAGCATCAAAAGCCTGACGGCAAAGCCAAAGTTCACACGCAATGAGCCCTTCGCTATCCTGTAGTTTTCAAAAATAAAATCTTTCGTGTCGTTCAATGCGGTAGATATTGGGTCGATTATGCGTCAGACTCGTCGGATGAAGGCATCTTGCCGACGTtcgattcctcttcttcatcgtccgaATCCTCATTCCTTGCGACAGGCTGCTTGGCGAATTCCTCGGGCCTAGTAGATCATAACCCATTAGCATAAACCATCCCTCTC
This region of Aspergillus chevalieri M1 DNA, chromosome 4, nearly complete sequence genomic DNA includes:
- the alg3 gene encoding dolichyl-P-Man:Man(5)GlcNAc(2)-PP-dolichol alpha-1,3-mannosyltransferase (CAZy:GT58;~COG:G;~EggNog:ENOG410PJ0Q;~InterPro:IPR007873;~PFAM:PF05208;~SECRETED:SignalP(1-25);~TransMembrane:9 (n4-15c19/20o54-70i82-102o122-144i151-173o185-204i245-264o291-308i315-341o356-376i);~go_function: GO:0000030 - mannosyltransferase activity [Evidence IEA]); translation: MGPLFVLGDALLCALVIWKVPYTEIDWTTYMQQVSLYISGERDYTLIRGSTGPLVYPAAHVYIYSILYHLTEQGRDIFYGQILFGLLYITVLGLVLACYRQTGTPPYLFPLLVLSKRLHSIFMLRLFNDGVAALAMWGAILLLINKKWAAGVVVWSVGVGIKMTMLLLAPAIATVTVLSLGLLPSIRLGIIAVLVQVLLAIPFIQADPVGYASRAFELTRQFMFKWTVNWRFVGEEVFLSKNFSLGLLALHAVLLTAFFSTTWLKPSGSNLFGFIRSTIKGRQHRVVLSKPFIMTVMLTSLAIGLFCARSLHYQFFAYLAWATPFLLWRGGFHPVLIYAVWALQEWAWNTYPSTNASSLVVVLSLAAQVLGVLANGSRAFDAQHQKPDGKAKVHTQ